One Arachis hypogaea cultivar Tifrunner chromosome 18, arahy.Tifrunner.gnm2.J5K5, whole genome shotgun sequence genomic window, TCGAGCCGCCGCCGTCGACGCCGGTGAAATGTTCTCCGACGACACGCTTTTTCAGAAATTCCTCCCTTGCAACAACCCTGCTGACGATTCTGGCTCTGACGGCGACGACCCATACTCATCCGACCACTTCCGGATGTATGAGTTCAAGGTCCGCCGTTGCACTCGCAGCCGCAGCCATGACTGGACTGACTGCCCTTTTGCCCACCCAGGCGAAAAGGCCCGCCGTCGCGACCCGCGTCGGTATCACTACTCTGGAACGGTCTGTCCAGAATACCGCCGCGGCGCGTGCAGCCGTGGTGACAGCTGCGAGTTTGCACACGGCGTCTTTGAATGCTGGCTCCACCCTGCAAGGTACAGAACCGAAGCATGCAAAGATGGAAAGAACTGCAAGAGGAAAGTGTGCTTTTTCGCGCACACTCCGAAACAACTGAGGATCCTTCCAGTTACAATGAGTACTTCGAATGACATCTCTCCATGCAAGAAGAACAAGCTTTTCCTGAACCCTTCGTCAGGTTCTTCTAGTAACAATAGCTGCTGTTTGTTCTGCCACCACTGTGCCGGTGGTGGTGGTGCTGCTGCTGTTAATTCTCCAACTTCGACGCTTTTAGGCATGTCCCGTTTTTCGCCGCCGCTCTCACCATCGTCATCCGCCACGTCGCCGCCGGTTTCTCCGATTAGTAGGCTGTCCCGCTACGGTGCGTGTCGTgctggcggtggtggtggtggtggtggtgccagTAACTTGAGTTACAAGGACGTGGTTAATGAATTGATGAGTTCTTTGGAGGGTTTGAGTTTCAGCGACGCTTTGAATTATAGCGACGTTTCAGGTGTTTCTGCTGCAAAAGTAGCAACTAACATGCCGTGGGTTGATGTTCCTCTGAATTGTGAGGATCAGCAAGAGTTTATTTTTTCTCCGTCTTCTCCAATGATGATGACCCCAACAAGAAGCTGTGATGATGATGGgaaattttctaggttttttattaGCAACGAAAACAAGGTGGTTGCTCATAAATCTAATTCCGATGCTAAtatttctaatgatattaatggTGCGAATAATTGCCCAGCTCCTGATCTCGGATGGGTGAATGATCTTCTGATGTAGAagttgaagatgatgatgatggactTAAGAAAATGGTCAGGATGATTAGCAAGTGTAAATACTATGGCGTCTATTGTTAATTATTGTTTTCTAAGTATTGTTTTGTTTCATTGCTTTCTGAATTTGTTGCCAAGTTTGCAACTATTCTGTAATTTGTGcatttgaatttataatttaatttcatcTTGTTTTTGCCTTGTTATGTATAAAGGAGTGTGCTTTGATTATTCATGTTATTTTGGTTCGTtctcttcatttttattttttgaaataattttattcGGACGTGTGACGTATTCAATTGGCCTTATCTGATTTAGTAGCGGTACCAACTATTAACGCGGTGAACTAACCCTAAATTGGAGAAAAGCTAATTCTATGGGATGAGGAATCAGATCAGTATGATATTTTGTTTTCTGTTAGCTCTTGCAGGTAAAGAAAGAAGATTCGTACACATGGCAAGCATGCAAGCCATGTCGTGGCTAAGATAAACATtagattttgttttgttttcctcTTTGGGTAAATAAATTATCTTGGTAGTCTTTTATAGCACCTTGAATATTTCATCTCTATTAGACATAGAAAAGCGTTGACAAGGATGATGATGAGGTGGGTACCAAAAATGGCCGAGTGATTTGGAAATTATGAGAGAGATAAATAAGATGACGGAGTAAATTGCAATTTAAACGTCGCTGCCATGCTAGCTTAGTAGAGAATCTTGGAAAACAATGGAAGCCAGAAAAGCTATCTGACCTGGCACGCCTgtcattttactttttattttttgagcAAGGTAAATGGACAAGCgaaatatatatatcatttttcttCACCCATCGATCTTGCGCAGCCATCTTCTGATTTGAATCgaattaaaactaaaatgtaCTAGCTAGCTAGCAAACGTAGTATATATTTAGTAATCATGTTTATAAGTTAATAATTTCCCGGTAACATGAAGAGCCATAGTTCTAGTCTCTATCAAATACCGTGGGAAATCTAATCGCTGGAatgtttaatataattttgttttttatagtTAATATAATTTAATGAGTTTTACTAATTTATGTCTTAAGAATAAGAATAGcataactttttttataaaaattgttgaaaaataaacgcttttatatttttaattgtggaatacattaaaaatattaaaaaatgttagatgtacataaaaataatcattaaaattagttattagtataaaatatatattaaaaataaattaaattatatatatttatataaaaatatataatgattaattttagtgtgtaaataaattttttaattattattatatttttaaaatataaccgACAAAGTTAactaaatcctaatttaatttaatgttgAAATCAATTCGAGTCGTAGTCATTTGTTGCCAGTTTCAATTTTTCACGGTTTTGGAGAAGTGCTACTGGTAGTTATTGGCAACTCTTGGTTGCCGGTTTGTGACCATCTGGGTTACCTATTGATGGTAGCTGCCATAATAACCTCACAAAATGATGTAGACAACAGAATGGCATCCACTATAACAATCACCAAGTTTTGGAGTCGTGTCTATTAACCCCTTTCTCTTTCACTTTCACTCTTTGTCTTTTCCTTGTTAGAAGGAAATAAACAGAGCATACACTGAGTGACGAGGAGCCCATACTTTCATGCTTGTGATATTGTTCAACATTGGTTGGGTACAGAGAACTACCGACACATGTGAATGGTACGTTTTTTGGTGATAGGCCGATTTACTTTATCTTTCTGCATGCACAACGCAAATTTGCCGCTGAAAGATTCTCAATGCTCGCCATGCATGGCGTGCACCTTCATGCATTTATATCTCAATCATGCTACCTTTACATGCAGTTTGAAGCTTAGTTCAGCTGTGCGCTGGGTTATTCCATCTGCAGATTCCTACGTATGTTAACACTGCTCCATGGAAGAAGACTGACACATTATAATCAGAGTTGAAAAGGTCTTACATCAAAGTAACTTGCATGGTAAAGGAAAAAGTTGAGCCAATTACATCTTTAAGGAAATAGTTCTtgataaaataaaacagaaaaatagaaaataaaatcaagaaaTGAAAATACCGATTCGTATGAACAATTATCTAGTGGCACTATATAGGAatcttgttaaaaaaattatattctcaAGAACTAGTTAAGTCACC contains:
- the LOC112771368 gene encoding zinc finger CCCH domain-containing protein 2-like, encoding MSICSDQQHHHKFYPSQQLLSPKKSLRDIDVPPRKLLTRRAAAVDAGEMFSDDTLFQKFLPCNNPADDSGSDGDDPYSSDHFRMYEFKVRRCTRSRSHDWTDCPFAHPGEKARRRDPRRYHYSGTVCPEYRRGACSRGDSCEFAHGVFECWLHPARYRTEACKDGKNCKRKVCFFAHTPKQLRILPVTMSTSNDISPCKKNKLFLNPSSGSSSNNSCCLFCHHCAGGGGAAAVNSPTSTLLGMSRFSPPLSPSSSATSPPVSPISRLSRYGACRAGGGGGGGGASNLSYKDVVNELMSSLEGLSFSDALNYSDVSGVSAAKVATNMPWVDVPLNCEDQQEFIFSPSSPMMMTPTRSCDDDGKFSRFFISNENKVVAHKSNSDANISNDINGANNCPAPDLGWVNDLLM